From one Melospiza melodia melodia isolate bMelMel2 chromosome 6, bMelMel2.pri, whole genome shotgun sequence genomic stretch:
- the POLE2 gene encoding DNA polymerase epsilon subunit 2 isoform X1: MEPERLRRRLSSAFRLRGLVLRPDALKYLTEAFQSTSEGELDEIIENVIDAVEKQPLSSNMIEQPLVEAAVQECSRAPDEAIENVFNIIGAFDIPRFIYNSERKKFLPLSMTDLPRPSLFGTARDKAELFRERYSILQQRTHRHELFTPSPVDAHPDDSKNKFQLKTVETLLGSPAKVGEVIVLGMITQLKEGKFFLEDPTGVVQLDLSKAQFHSGLYTESSFVLAEGWYEDEVFHVNAFGFPPTEPSATTRAFYGNINFFGGPSSTSVKASAKLKQLEQENEDAMFVFVSDVWLDQAEVLEKLHMMFSGYSSAPPTCFFFCGNFSSAPYGKNQIQSLKGSLKALADIICEYPSIHQSSRFVFVPGPEDPGPGSILPRPPLAENITQEFRQLVPFSVFTTNPCRVQYCTQEIIIFREDLVNKMCRNCVRFPSSTMDIPNHFVKTILSQFVKTILSQAHLSPLPLYVSPVFWAYDYSLRVYPLPDVLVTADKHDPFSVTSSECLCINPGSFPRSGFCFKVFYPSNKTVEDSKLQGL; encoded by the exons ATGGAGCCCGAGCGGCTGCGGCGCCGCCTGAGCTCCGCGTTCCGGCTGCGGGGGCTCGTCCTGCGCCC GGATGCCCTCAAGTATCTCACTGAAGCTTTCCAGTCTACCAGTGAGGGAGAACTTGATGAAATAATTGAAAATGTCATCGATGCAGTTGAAAAACAGCCTT TGTCATCCAACATGATTGAGCAGCCCCTGGTGGAAGCAGCAGTCCAGGAATGCAGCCGTGCCCCGGATGAGGCCAT AGAAAATGTTTTCAACATTATTGGAGCCTTTGACATCCCACGTTTTATTTATAATTCAGAAAGAAAGAAGTTCCTGCC CCTGTCCATGACTGACCTGCCCAGGCCGAGTTTGTTTGGGACTGCCCGGGACAAGGCGGAGCTGTTCCGGGAGCGCTACTCCATCCTGCAGCAG AGGACTCACAGACATGAGCTGTTCACTCCTTCACCAGTGGATGCTCATCCTGATGATAGCAAGAACAAATTCCAG CTGAAGACAGTGGAGACTCTCTTGGGCAGTCCAGCTAAGGTGGGAGAAGTGATTGTGCTGGGGATGATCACTCAGCTCAAGGAG GGGAAGTTTTTCCTAGAAGACCCCACAGGAGTGGTGCAGCTAGACCTCAGTAAAGCA CAGTTCCACAGTGGGTTATACACTGAATCCTCCTTTGTTCTGGCAGAAG GCTGGTATGAAGATGAAGTTTTCCATGTGAACGCTTTTGGATTTCCGCCCACTGAGCCTTCTGCTACCACGAG AGCCTTCTATGGGAACATCAACTTCTTTGGAGGCCCTTCCTCAACATCAGTGAAGGCTTCTGCCAAGCtgaagcagctggagcaggagaatGAGGATGCCATGTTTGTGTTTGTGTCTGATGTGTGGCTGGACCAGGCAGAGGTGCTGGAAAAGCTTCACATGATGTTTTCAG GTTATTCCTCTGCACCTCCCACCTGCTTTTTCTTCTGTGGAAATTTTTCATCTGCACCATATGGCAAAAATCAAATCCAGTCCCTGAAAG GTTCTTTGAAGGCTCTGGCAGATATTATATGTGAATATCCCAGCATCCACCAAAG TAGCCGATTTGTGTTTGTCCCTGGTCCTGAAGATCCTGGGCCTGGTTCCATTTTACCAAG accTCCCCTGGCTGAAAATATCACTCAGGAATTCAGACAGCTGGTGCCATTTTCAGTTTTCACCACAAATCCCTGCAG GGTTCAGTACTGCACCCAGGAAATCATTATTTTCCGGGAAGATTTGGTCAACAAAATGTGCAGGAACTGTGTTCGCTTCCCAAGCAGCACCATGGACATTCCCAACCAT TTTGTGAAGACCATTTTATCCCAG TTTGTGAAGACCATTCTGTCGCAGGCCCACCTGAGCCCGCTGCCCCTGTACGTCAGCCCCGTGTTCTGGGCCTACGATTACTCCCTGAGGGTTTATCCCCTGCCAGACGTGCTGGTCACAGCTGACAAACACGACCCCTTCAGTGTCACCAGCAGCGAGTGCCTCTGCATCAACCCC GGCTCGTTTCCCAGAAGTGGATTTTGCTTCAAGGTGTTCTACCCCTCCAACAAGACAGTTGAAGACAG CAAGCTTCAAGGACTTTGA
- the POLE2 gene encoding DNA polymerase epsilon subunit 2 isoform X2: protein MEPERLRRRLSSAFRLRGLVLRPDALKYLTEAFQSTSEGELDEIIENVIDAVEKQPLSSNMIEQPLVEAAVQECSRAPDEAIENVFNIIGAFDIPRFIYNSERKKFLPLSMTDLPRPSLFGTARDKAELFRERYSILQQRTHRHELFTPSPVDAHPDDSKNKFQLKTVETLLGSPAKVGEVIVLGMITQLKEGKFFLEDPTGVVQLDLSKAQFHSGLYTESSFVLAEGWYEDEVFHVNAFGFPPTEPSATTRAFYGNINFFGGPSSTSVKASAKLKQLEQENEDAMFVFVSDVWLDQAEVLEKLHMMFSGYSSAPPTCFFFCGNFSSAPYGKNQIQSLKGSLKALADIICEYPSIHQSSRFVFVPGPEDPGPGSILPRPPLAENITQEFRQLVPFSVFTTNPCRVQYCTQEIIIFREDLVNKMCRNCVRFPSSTMDIPNHFVKTILSQAHLSPLPLYVSPVFWAYDYSLRVYPLPDVLVTADKHDPFSVTSSECLCINPGSFPRSGFCFKVFYPSNKTVEDSKLQGL from the exons ATGGAGCCCGAGCGGCTGCGGCGCCGCCTGAGCTCCGCGTTCCGGCTGCGGGGGCTCGTCCTGCGCCC GGATGCCCTCAAGTATCTCACTGAAGCTTTCCAGTCTACCAGTGAGGGAGAACTTGATGAAATAATTGAAAATGTCATCGATGCAGTTGAAAAACAGCCTT TGTCATCCAACATGATTGAGCAGCCCCTGGTGGAAGCAGCAGTCCAGGAATGCAGCCGTGCCCCGGATGAGGCCAT AGAAAATGTTTTCAACATTATTGGAGCCTTTGACATCCCACGTTTTATTTATAATTCAGAAAGAAAGAAGTTCCTGCC CCTGTCCATGACTGACCTGCCCAGGCCGAGTTTGTTTGGGACTGCCCGGGACAAGGCGGAGCTGTTCCGGGAGCGCTACTCCATCCTGCAGCAG AGGACTCACAGACATGAGCTGTTCACTCCTTCACCAGTGGATGCTCATCCTGATGATAGCAAGAACAAATTCCAG CTGAAGACAGTGGAGACTCTCTTGGGCAGTCCAGCTAAGGTGGGAGAAGTGATTGTGCTGGGGATGATCACTCAGCTCAAGGAG GGGAAGTTTTTCCTAGAAGACCCCACAGGAGTGGTGCAGCTAGACCTCAGTAAAGCA CAGTTCCACAGTGGGTTATACACTGAATCCTCCTTTGTTCTGGCAGAAG GCTGGTATGAAGATGAAGTTTTCCATGTGAACGCTTTTGGATTTCCGCCCACTGAGCCTTCTGCTACCACGAG AGCCTTCTATGGGAACATCAACTTCTTTGGAGGCCCTTCCTCAACATCAGTGAAGGCTTCTGCCAAGCtgaagcagctggagcaggagaatGAGGATGCCATGTTTGTGTTTGTGTCTGATGTGTGGCTGGACCAGGCAGAGGTGCTGGAAAAGCTTCACATGATGTTTTCAG GTTATTCCTCTGCACCTCCCACCTGCTTTTTCTTCTGTGGAAATTTTTCATCTGCACCATATGGCAAAAATCAAATCCAGTCCCTGAAAG GTTCTTTGAAGGCTCTGGCAGATATTATATGTGAATATCCCAGCATCCACCAAAG TAGCCGATTTGTGTTTGTCCCTGGTCCTGAAGATCCTGGGCCTGGTTCCATTTTACCAAG accTCCCCTGGCTGAAAATATCACTCAGGAATTCAGACAGCTGGTGCCATTTTCAGTTTTCACCACAAATCCCTGCAG GGTTCAGTACTGCACCCAGGAAATCATTATTTTCCGGGAAGATTTGGTCAACAAAATGTGCAGGAACTGTGTTCGCTTCCCAAGCAGCACCATGGACATTCCCAACCAT TTTGTGAAGACCATTCTGTCGCAGGCCCACCTGAGCCCGCTGCCCCTGTACGTCAGCCCCGTGTTCTGGGCCTACGATTACTCCCTGAGGGTTTATCCCCTGCCAGACGTGCTGGTCACAGCTGACAAACACGACCCCTTCAGTGTCACCAGCAGCGAGTGCCTCTGCATCAACCCC GGCTCGTTTCCCAGAAGTGGATTTTGCTTCAAGGTGTTCTACCCCTCCAACAAGACAGTTGAAGACAG CAAGCTTCAAGGACTTTGA
- the POLE2 gene encoding DNA polymerase epsilon subunit 2 isoform X3 has product MEPERLRRRLSSAFRLRGLVLRPDALKYLTEAFQSTSEGELDEIIENVIDAVEKQPLSSNMIEQPLVEAAVQECSRAPDEAIENVFNIIGAFDIPRFIYNSERKKFLPLSMTDLPRPSLFGTARDKAELFRERYSILQQRTHRHELFTPSPVDAHPDDSKNKFQLKTVETLLGSPAKVGEVIVLGMITQLKEGKFFLEDPTGVVQLDLSKAQFHSGLYTESSFVLAEGWYEDEVFHVNAFGFPPTEPSATTRAFYGNINFFGGPSSTSVKASAKLKQLEQENEDAMFVFVSDVWLDQAEVLEKLHMMFSGYSSAPPTCFFFCGNFSSAPYGKNQIQSLKGSLKALADIICEYPSIHQSSRFVFVPGPEDPGPGSILPRPPLAENITQEFRQLVPFSVFTTNPCRVQYCTQEIIIFREDLVNKMCRNCVRFPSSTMDIPNHFVKTILSQV; this is encoded by the exons ATGGAGCCCGAGCGGCTGCGGCGCCGCCTGAGCTCCGCGTTCCGGCTGCGGGGGCTCGTCCTGCGCCC GGATGCCCTCAAGTATCTCACTGAAGCTTTCCAGTCTACCAGTGAGGGAGAACTTGATGAAATAATTGAAAATGTCATCGATGCAGTTGAAAAACAGCCTT TGTCATCCAACATGATTGAGCAGCCCCTGGTGGAAGCAGCAGTCCAGGAATGCAGCCGTGCCCCGGATGAGGCCAT AGAAAATGTTTTCAACATTATTGGAGCCTTTGACATCCCACGTTTTATTTATAATTCAGAAAGAAAGAAGTTCCTGCC CCTGTCCATGACTGACCTGCCCAGGCCGAGTTTGTTTGGGACTGCCCGGGACAAGGCGGAGCTGTTCCGGGAGCGCTACTCCATCCTGCAGCAG AGGACTCACAGACATGAGCTGTTCACTCCTTCACCAGTGGATGCTCATCCTGATGATAGCAAGAACAAATTCCAG CTGAAGACAGTGGAGACTCTCTTGGGCAGTCCAGCTAAGGTGGGAGAAGTGATTGTGCTGGGGATGATCACTCAGCTCAAGGAG GGGAAGTTTTTCCTAGAAGACCCCACAGGAGTGGTGCAGCTAGACCTCAGTAAAGCA CAGTTCCACAGTGGGTTATACACTGAATCCTCCTTTGTTCTGGCAGAAG GCTGGTATGAAGATGAAGTTTTCCATGTGAACGCTTTTGGATTTCCGCCCACTGAGCCTTCTGCTACCACGAG AGCCTTCTATGGGAACATCAACTTCTTTGGAGGCCCTTCCTCAACATCAGTGAAGGCTTCTGCCAAGCtgaagcagctggagcaggagaatGAGGATGCCATGTTTGTGTTTGTGTCTGATGTGTGGCTGGACCAGGCAGAGGTGCTGGAAAAGCTTCACATGATGTTTTCAG GTTATTCCTCTGCACCTCCCACCTGCTTTTTCTTCTGTGGAAATTTTTCATCTGCACCATATGGCAAAAATCAAATCCAGTCCCTGAAAG GTTCTTTGAAGGCTCTGGCAGATATTATATGTGAATATCCCAGCATCCACCAAAG TAGCCGATTTGTGTTTGTCCCTGGTCCTGAAGATCCTGGGCCTGGTTCCATTTTACCAAG accTCCCCTGGCTGAAAATATCACTCAGGAATTCAGACAGCTGGTGCCATTTTCAGTTTTCACCACAAATCCCTGCAG GGTTCAGTACTGCACCCAGGAAATCATTATTTTCCGGGAAGATTTGGTCAACAAAATGTGCAGGAACTGTGTTCGCTTCCCAAGCAGCACCATGGACATTCCCAACCAT TTTGTGAAGACCATTTTATCCCAGGTGTAA